The sequence TTTCACTTAGTGTTTATATGTATATTTTAAAAAAGGTACATGAGTGATAGGCATAGTTGACTATGGTGCTGGAAACATTAAAAGTATAGAAAATGCCTTTTTATCAGTTGGTGCAAAGATTAAATTAGTAAAAGATCCTGATGAACTTATTAGATTTGATAGGATAGTTTTGCCAGGTGTTGGAGCTTTTAAAGATGCTATGGAAATTTTAAAAAAAATAAATCTAGATGAAGCAATTAAGGATTTTATAAAAACAGGAAAGCCATTTTTAGGAATTTGTCTTGGTCTTCAACTTCTTTTTGAAACAAGTGAGGAATTTGAAACTAGCAATGGACTAGGTATTTTAAAAGGTAAAGTTGTTAAATTTGATAAAAGTAAATTTGATAAAAATCTAAAAATTCCACATATAGGATGGAATTCTTTAGAGTTAAGAAAAACTAGTCAGCTAACAAAAAACTTAAAAGATAAACCATATATGTATTTTGTTCATTCATATCATATTGAATGTAATAAAGATATTTTATTATCAAAAACTTTTTATGGTTATGAATTTACTAGTGCAATTGAAAAAGATAATGTATTTGGTTTGCA is a genomic window of Campylobacter blaseri containing:
- the hisH gene encoding imidazole glycerol phosphate synthase subunit HisH encodes the protein MIGIVDYGAGNIKSIENAFLSVGAKIKLVKDPDELIRFDRIVLPGVGAFKDAMEILKKINLDEAIKDFIKTGKPFLGICLGLQLLFETSEEFETSNGLGILKGKVVKFDKSKFDKNLKIPHIGWNSLELRKTSQLTKNLKDKPYMYFVHSYHIECNKDILLSKTFYGYEFTSAIEKDNVFGLQPHPEKSGEVGLKIVKNFMEI